Proteins from a single region of Deinococcus aquaedulcis:
- a CDS encoding anthranilate synthase component II: MTSTHPLPTPHSPLTILLIDNYDSFTYNLVQYFGELGCELTVWRNDAFTLADVQALNPDAIVVSPGPCTPAEAGQSVEVIRELGTSYPVLGVCLGHQSIGAAFGAQVGRALQPVHGKTSPVRHDGTGLFAGLPEAVTVTRYHSLVVRDLPPELVATAWTTDPEEEIVMALRHRDHPIFGVQFHPESLATQGGMDMLRNFLALVREHRGMTGQGSGAGA; the protein is encoded by the coding sequence ATGACGTCCACCCATCCACTCCCCACTCCCCACTCCCCACTGACCATCCTGCTCATCGACAACTACGACTCCTTTACCTACAACCTCGTGCAGTACTTCGGTGAACTGGGCTGCGAGTTGACCGTCTGGCGCAACGACGCGTTCACCCTGGCCGACGTGCAGGCCCTGAACCCCGATGCCATCGTGGTGTCGCCGGGGCCGTGTACGCCTGCGGAGGCCGGCCAGAGCGTGGAGGTCATCCGTGAACTGGGCACCAGCTACCCCGTGCTGGGCGTGTGCCTGGGCCACCAGAGCATCGGCGCCGCGTTTGGGGCGCAGGTGGGGCGGGCGCTGCAGCCGGTCCACGGCAAAACCAGCCCGGTGCGGCATGACGGCACCGGGCTGTTTGCCGGGCTGCCGGAGGCTGTGACCGTGACCCGTTACCACTCGCTGGTGGTGCGCGATCTGCCGCCCGAACTGGTGGCGACCGCCTGGACCACCGACCCCGAAGAAGAGATCGTCATGGCGCTGCGCCACCGCGACCACCCCATTTTCGGCGTGCAGTTCCACCCCGAAAGTCTGGCCACCCAGGGCGGGATGGACATGCTGCGTAACTTCCTGGCGCTGGTGCGCGAGCATCGGGGGATGACGGGGCAAGGCAGTGGGGCCGGGGCATGA
- the trpE gene encoding anthranilate synthase component I, with the protein MTQPDPAAPSLAAPPLAVAVQELNADLDTPVTAYLKAAQGETVAFLLESVEAGEKLGRYSFIGVGEQGRFEARGSQVSSSGVFGNFAGPEADPLARLYRAAVRPAPVPAGLPALIGGAVGYAAYDLIRCYERLPDDNPDELGVPDACFVAPRGVVIYDHLKHRLIAVATAPTQAQADAEVATLAARLRGPLPPVPGQTPAPAPTFTSNFTPEGFRAAVDKALDYIRAGDIFQVVPSQRFSADLGAVHPFALYRALRRVNPSPYLGYLQLGPVTLVASSPESLLASDGRTVTTRPIAGTRPRGQTPEADEALAAELLADEKERAEHLMLLDLGRNDLGRVSAYGTVRVHDAFTIERYSHVMHIVSSVTGQLRGDQTPLHALASVQPMGTVSGAPKIRAMQIIDELEPVRRGPYGGSFGYIAFDGSLDMALTLRTMVIAAGRVHIQAGAGVVADSDPAAEEQETRNKAAALMRAVELAAGGL; encoded by the coding sequence ATGACCCAGCCTGACCCCGCCGCCCCTTCGCTGGCCGCCCCGCCCCTGGCCGTCGCCGTGCAGGAACTCAATGCCGACCTGGACACGCCAGTGACCGCCTACCTGAAAGCCGCGCAGGGCGAAACGGTGGCCTTCTTGCTGGAAAGCGTGGAGGCCGGAGAAAAGCTGGGCCGCTACTCGTTTATTGGCGTGGGCGAACAGGGGCGCTTTGAAGCCCGGGGCTCACAGGTAAGCAGCAGCGGTGTGTTCGGCAACTTTGCCGGCCCCGAGGCCGATCCCCTGGCCCGGCTGTACCGCGCAGCGGTGCGTCCGGCGCCTGTGCCTGCCGGGCTGCCCGCCCTGATTGGCGGCGCGGTGGGCTACGCCGCCTACGACCTGATTCGCTGCTACGAGCGCCTGCCAGACGACAACCCCGATGAACTGGGGGTGCCGGACGCCTGCTTCGTGGCGCCGCGCGGCGTGGTGATCTACGACCACCTCAAGCACCGCCTGATCGCGGTGGCCACGGCCCCCACCCAGGCCCAGGCAGACGCCGAGGTGGCGACGCTGGCCGCGCGGCTGCGGGGGCCCCTCCCGCCCGTCCCGGGCCAGACCCCGGCGCCGGCCCCCACCTTTACCAGCAACTTCACCCCTGAAGGCTTCCGCGCGGCCGTCGACAAAGCCCTGGACTATATCCGGGCGGGGGACATCTTTCAGGTGGTGCCCAGCCAGCGCTTCAGTGCCGATCTGGGGGCCGTGCATCCGTTTGCGCTGTACCGGGCGCTGCGCCGGGTGAACCCCAGCCCCTACCTGGGTTACCTGCAACTGGGCCCAGTGACCCTGGTGGCCAGCAGCCCCGAGAGCCTGCTCGCCAGCGATGGCCGCACCGTGACCACCCGGCCCATCGCTGGGACCCGCCCGCGCGGCCAGACCCCCGAGGCCGACGAGGCCCTGGCCGCCGAACTGCTGGCCGATGAAAAAGAACGCGCCGAACACCTGATGCTGCTGGACCTGGGCCGCAACGACCTGGGCCGGGTGAGCGCCTACGGGACGGTGCGGGTGCACGACGCCTTTACCATTGAGCGTTACAGCCACGTGATGCACATCGTCTCCAGCGTGACCGGGCAGCTGCGGGGGGACCAGACCCCGCTGCACGCCCTGGCCAGCGTGCAGCCGATGGGCACTGTTTCGGGCGCCCCCAAGATCCGCGCCATGCAGATCATTGACGAACTGGAACCCGTGCGGCGCGGGCCCTACGGGGGTTCGTTTGGCTACATCGCCTTTGACGGCAGCCTGGACATGGCCCTGACCCTGCGCACGATGGTGATTGCCGCTGGGCGCGTGCACATCCAGGCCGGGGCCGGCGTGGTGGCTGACAGCGACCCGGCGGCCGAGGAGCAGGAGACGAGGAACAAAGCGGCGGCGCTGATGCGGGCGGTTGAATTGGCGGCGGGGGGGCTGTAA
- a CDS encoding four helix bundle protein gives MQDLVIWQEGMQVVEDVYGVTARWPGSELYGLTSQARRASVSIPANIAEGVGRGSAGELARFCRIALGSTYELMTHLELAQRLKFSNPEELQPLLTALSLLMRRISRFVHVQEARR, from the coding sequence GTGCAGGATCTGGTGATTTGGCAGGAAGGCATGCAAGTGGTTGAAGACGTCTATGGAGTCACGGCCCGGTGGCCGGGGTCCGAACTCTATGGCCTGACCAGTCAGGCTCGCCGGGCTTCCGTCTCGATTCCGGCCAATATCGCAGAAGGTGTGGGTCGTGGATCAGCGGGAGAACTCGCCCGCTTTTGCCGTATTGCTCTGGGCTCGACGTACGAACTGATGACGCATCTGGAGCTGGCCCAAAGATTGAAGTTTTCGAACCCAGAAGAGCTCCAGCCTCTCCTCACAGCACTCTCCCTTCTGATGCGCCGCATCAGCCGCTTCGTCCACGTTCAGGAGGCCCGCAGATGA